In Haemorhous mexicanus isolate bHaeMex1 chromosome 6, bHaeMex1.pri, whole genome shotgun sequence, a single window of DNA contains:
- the THBS1 gene encoding thrombospondin-1 translates to MGPVTALCFLLLVLGGSETKRTAESRNDDNSVFDLFELIGFMRKGAGRRAPGVYLVKGPESSSPAYRIEDASRIPAVPDSKFQDLLDAIHAEKGFILLATLRQAKKSRGTLLSVEQKDGSGHVFSLVSNGKAGSLDLSLSVDGKQQLVSVEDVLLATGHWKNITLFVQEDRAQLYVGCEKMENAELDIPIQNIFTRDLASSARLHIAKGGVNDNFQGLLQNVRFVFGTTLETILRNKGCSSSTSAIITLDNPINGSSPAIRTNYIGHKTKDIQAVCGFSCDELTNMFVEMQGLRSMVTTLQDRVRKVTEENEIIAKVVQITPGACIHNGVLHKNKEEWTIDSCTECTCQNSATICRKVSCPLMPCSNATVPDGECCPRCWPSDYADDGWSPWSEWTSCSVTCGNGIQQRGRSCDSLNNRCEGSSVQTRTCHLQECDKRFKQDGGWSHWSPWSSCSVTCGTGIITRIRLCNSPVPQLNGKPCEGEARENKACQKDPCPINGNWGPWSPWDACTVTCGGGLQKRSRLCNNPEPQYGGKTCVGEARGTQVCNKQDCPIDGCLSNPCFAGATCTSAPDGSWKCGACPAGYHGDGIHCQDIDECKEVPDACFVFNGVHRCENTEPGYNCLPCPPRFTGTQPFGRSVEDAMSNKQVCKPRNPCTDGTHDCNKNAKCNYLGHFSDPMYRCECKPGYAGNGIICGEDTDLDGWPNENLVCVANATYHCKKDNCPNLPNSGQEDYDKDGIGDACDSDDDDDGIPDDRDNCPFIYNPQQYDYDRDDVGDRCDNCPYNHNPDQTDTDNNGEGDACAIDIDGDGVLNERDNCQYVYNVDQRDTDLDGVGDQCDNCPLEHNPDQEDTDSDLIGDQCDNNQDIDEDGHQNNLDNCPYVPNANQADHDKDGKGDACDHDDDNDGIPDDKDNCRLVANPDQADSDGDGRGDACKDDFDQDNVPDIDDICPENVEISETDFRKFQMIPLDPKGTSQNDPNWVVRHQGKELVQTVNCDPGLAVGFDEFNAVDFSGTFFINTERDDDYAGFVFGYQSSSRFYVVMWKQITQSYWDSTPTKAQGYSGLSIKVVNSTTGPGEHLRNALWHTGNTPGQVRTLWHDPRHIGWKDFTAYRWRLSHRPKTGYIRVVMYEGKKIMADSGPIYDKTYAGGRLGLFVFSQEMVFFSDLKYECRDS, encoded by the exons AGTCCAGGAATGATGATAACAGCGTCTTTGATCTCTTTGAACTCATTGGCTTCATGCGGAAGGGAGCCGGGCGCCGGGCCCCCGGGGTGTACCTGGTGAAGGGACCAGaatcctccagccctgcttaCCGCATTGAAGATGCCAGTCgcatccctgctgtccctgacTCGAAGTTCCAAGACTTATTAGATGCCATCCATGCTGAGAAGGGCTTCATTCTCCTGGCCACTCTCCGGCAAGCCAAGAAGAGCAGAGGCACACTGCTCTCTGTGGAACAGAAAGATGGCTCTGGTCATGTCTTCAGTCTAGTATCAAATGGCAAGGCAGGCTCCCTGGACCTGAGCCTTTCTGTTGATGGCAAGCAGCAGTTAGTGTCAGTAGAGGATGTCTTGCTAGCTACAGGGCATTGGAAGAATATCACCCTGTTTGTGCAGGAGGACCGAGCTCAGCTCTATGTGGGGTGTGAGAAAATGGAGAATGCTGAACTGGACATCCCCATCCAGAACATCTTCACTAGGGACCTcgccagcagtgccaggctccaTATTGCCAAAGGAGGAGTCAATGACAACTTCCAG GGTCTGCTGCAGAATGTGCGGTTTGTGTTTGGAACAACTCTGGAAACTATCCTGCGGAACaaaggctgctccagct CCACTAGTGCAATCATTACTCTGGACAACCCCATCAATGGTTCCAGCCCAGCTATCCGCACTAATTACATTGGCCATAAAACAAAGGACATCCAAGCAGTCTGTGGATTTTCCTGTGATGAACTAACAAATATGTTTGTGGAAATGCAAGGGCTACGGTCCATGGTTACAACACTTCAAGACAGAGTTCGAAAAGTG actgaagaaaatgaaatcattGCTAAAGTAGTCCAGATCACTCCTGGAGCATGCATTCATAATGGAGTCTTGCACAAAAATAAAGAGGAGTGGACTATTGACAGCTGCACTGAATGTACTTGCCAG AACTCTGCCACTATATGCCGGAAAGTGTCCTGTCCTCTCATGCCTTGTTCCAATGCCACTGTGCCTGATGGGGAGTGCTGCCCTCGGTGCTGGC CTAGCGACTACGCAGACGATGGATGGTCTCCTTGGTCTGAATGGACCTCATGTTCTGTGACCTGTGGTAATGGGATTCAGCAGAGAGGCCGTTCCTGTGACAGTCTCAATAACCGCTGCGAAGGCTCTTCTGTACAGACTCGGACTTGCCACCTTCAGGAGTGTGATAAGAGAT TTAAACAGGATGGTGGCTGGAGTCACTGGTCGCCATGGTCATCATGTTCTGTCACTTGTGGCACGGGCATCATTACTAGAATTCGTCTTTGCAACTCTCCAGTACCACAGCTGAATGGCAAACCTTGTGAGGGTgaagcaagagaaaacaaagcctGCCAGAAAGACCCTTGCCCAA TTAATGGCAACTGGGGCCCATGGTCTCCATGGGATGCTTGCACAGTGACATGTGGAGGAGGACTTCAGAAGAGAAGCCGTCTCTGCAATAATCCCGAGCCTCAGTATGGTGGGAAGACTTGTGTAGGTGAAGCTAGAGGGACTCAGGTCTGCAACAAACAGGACTGTCCGATTG ATGGGTGTCTGTCTAATCCCTGCTTTGCAGGGGCTACGTGCACCAGTGCCCCTGATGGTTCCTGGAAGTGTGGTGCCTGTCCTGCTGGCTACCATGGTGATGGTATTCACTGCCAAGATATTGATGAG TGCAAAGAGGTCCCTGATGCCTGCTTTGTCTTCAATGGAGTGCACAGGTGTGAGAATACTGAGCCTGGGTACAACTGTCTGCCCTGCCCACCACGTTTCACTGGAACACAGCCATTTGGCCGCAGTGTTGAGGATGCCATGAGTAACAAACAG GTCTGCAAGCCACGTAATCCATGCACAGATGGAACACATGACTGCAACAAGAATGCCAAATGCAATTACCTTGGCCACTTTAGTGACCCCATGTATCGCTGTGAATGTAAACCAGGCTATGCTGGCAATGGCATAATCTGTGGAGAAGATACTGACTTGGATGGATGGCCAAATGAGAACCTGGTTTGTGTTGCCAATGCTACTTACCACTGTAAAAAA GATAATTGTCCTAATCTGCCTAACTCAGGGCAGGAAGACTATGATAAGGATGGGATTGGTGATGCCTGTGACAgcgatgatgatgatgatggcaTTCCTGATGACCGG GACAACTGTCCATTCATCTACAACCCACAGCAGTATGACTATGACAGGGATGATGTTGGTGACCGCTGTGACAACTGTCCCTACAATCACAACCCTGATCAAACTGACACTGACAACAATGGAGAAGGAGATGCATGTGCAATAGATATTGATGGAGATG GGGTGCTTAATGAAAGAGACAACTGCCAGTATGTCTACAATGTAGACCAGCGGGATACAGACTTGGATGGTGTTGGAGATCAGTGTGATAACTGTCCACTGGAACACAACCCTGACCAG GAAGACACTGATTCTGATCTCATAGGTGATCAGTGTGACAACAACCAGGACATAGATGAAGATGGTCATCAAAATAACCTTGATAACTGCCCCTATGTGCCCAATGCCAATCAAGCTGACCATGACAAGGATGGAAAAGGTGATGCCTGTGACCATGATGATGACAATGATGGTATCCCTGATGACAAAGACAACTGCAGATTGGTTGCCAACCCAGATCAAGCTGATTCTGATG GTGATGGACGTGGAGATGCTTGCAAAGATGACTTTGACCAAGACAATGTGCCAGACATTGATGATATCTGCCCTGAAAATGTGGAAATTAGTGAGACTGATTTCCGAAAATTTCAGATGATTCCCCTGGATCCCAAAGGAACATCCCAGAATGATCCAAACTGGGTTGTTCGTCACCAGGGTAAAGAACTGGTTCAGACAGTCAACTGTGACCCTGGCCTTGCAGTCG GTTTTGATGAATTCAATGCTGTGGACTTCAGTGGTACCTTCTTTATCAATACAGAAAGGGATGATGATTATGCTGGCTTTGTATTTGGCTACCAGTCTAGCAGTCGTTTCTATGTTGTCATGTGGAAGCAGATCACCCAGTCTTACTGGGACTCCACACCAACCAAAGCTCAAGGCTATTCAGGTCTCTCCATCAAAGTTGTGAATTCCACCACTGGTCCAGGAGAACACCTTCGTAATGCTCTGTGGCACACAGGAAACACTCCTGGCCAG GTGAGAACTTTGTGGCATGATCCTCGTCACATAGGCTGGAAAGACTTCACTGCATACAGATGGAGACTTAGCCATAGACCAAAGACCGGCTACATCAG GGTTGTAATGtatgaagggaagaaaatcatGGCAGACTCAGGACCAATCTACGATAAAACCTATGCTGGTGGTCGGCTAGGACTATTTGTCTTCTCTCAAGAAATGGTGTTCTTCTCAGACCTTAAATATGAATGCAGAG ATTCATAA